In one Rubripirellula tenax genomic region, the following are encoded:
- a CDS encoding ATP-binding protein yields MARRHPSRHGAFRLEVADQDLGASNEIVDTHFEPYVTRRPGGTGLGLSIVRRIAVAHDWDAGSEPDHKGGSVFGIDGIRNA; encoded by the coding sequence CTGGCGAGACGACACCCGTCGCGACATGGCGCATTTCGATTGGAGGTTGCCGACCAAGATCTTGGTGCTTCCAATGAAATTGTTGACACACACTTTGAGCCCTACGTTACGCGTCGTCCAGGCGGGACCGGCTTGGGGCTTTCCATTGTCCGTCGCATTGCGGTTGCTCATGATTGGGACGCGGGATCCGAGCCTGACCACAAAGGTGGCAGCGTCTTCGGGATCGACGGGATCCGAAACGCGTGA